In Melitaea cinxia chromosome Z, ilMelCinx1.1, whole genome shotgun sequence, a single window of DNA contains:
- the LOC123668516 gene encoding prostatic acid phosphatase-like — translation MEFTMFALALLLFSISITFGDKSVRYAAVIYRHGDRTPVNPYPTDPWRNESLWPVKFGQLTNIGKRQHYALGKWLRKRYSHLISEKFDPSEVYIRSTDVDRTLMSAQANLAGLFPPLGESIWNTNLIWQPIPVHTRPEKDDEVLAMKKKCVPYIKEREKYFQSTTYKEGLRKYQGLMDYLTAYTGKKIKDYEDINDVYNVLYIETLYNFTLPNWTQSVYPNKLKQPSCYSFATATATPLMARLMVGPLLKDIVAKMNTVIQKKKPNPLKLSIYSAHDFQIGNILSAIGVFDGNCPVYTSTIFFELLQDNSTMKYFIQMSYRNSTEIVEPYVMYIPYCGKICPFERFLKLYDNLVTVDWNYECTKQMSPLIGPCFFLGLFALMYVVHKIKFIKADKKRRIQFAYTSVYNPTAVLEKI, via the exons ATGGAATTTACAATGTTCGCATTGGCgcttttattgttttcaatttcaataaCTTTTGGCGATAAATCGGTGAGGTATGCTGCTGTTATATATAGACATGGTGACAGAACACCTGTCAACCCATACCCAACTGACCCCTGGAGAAATGAATCTCTTTGGCCAGTTAAATTTGGTCAACTAACGAACATAGGCAAAAGACAACATTATGCTCTTGGAAAATGGCTTAGAAAACGGTACTCG CATTTAATATCTGAAAAATTTGATCCTTCTGAGGTATACATAAGATCAACTGATGTTGATCGAACTCTTATGTCTGCTCAAGCCAATTTAGCAG GGCTATTTCCTCCTTTGGGTGAATCCATATggaatacaaatttaatttggCAGCCTATACCGGTACATACAAGGCCAGAAAAAGATGATGAAGTTTTAGCAATGAAAAAGAAATGTGTTCcttatataaaagaaagagaaaaatattttcagtcaACTACTTACAAAGAAGGACTCCGTAAATATCAAGGACTTATGGA TTATTTAACTGCTTATACAGGAAAGAAAATTAAAGATTATGAAGATATTAATGACGTTTATAATGTACTCTACATAGagactttatataattttacactCCCAAACTGGACCCAATCTGTTTatcctaataaattaaaacaaccaTCATGTTACAG CTTTGCAACAGCAACAGCAACTCCCCTAATGGCTCGTCTTATGGTTGGGCCATTATTAAAAGACATTGTAGCAAAAATGAATACTgtaatacaaaagaaaaagcCTAATCCTCTGAAACTATCAATATATAGCGCACATGATTTCCAAATTGGAAATATCTTATCTGCTATTGGAGTGTTTGATGGAAACTGTCCTGTTTACACTTCCACCATATTTTTTGAGCTCTTACAAG ATAACTCtactatgaaatattttatacaaatgtcTTATAGAAACTCAACTGAAATTGTTGAACCATACGTTATGTATATACCATATTGTGGAAAAATTTGTCCTTTTGAAAGATTTCTTAAGTTGTATGACAATTTGGTAACTGTTGATTGGAATTATGAGTGTACTAAACAG ATGTCACCTCTTATTGGACCATGTTTCTTTTTGGGATTATTTGCCCTTATGTATGTggttcataaaataaaatttattaaagctGATAAAAAACGAag aatTCAATTTGCATACACAAGTGTGTACAACCCTACGGCTGtgcttgaaaaaatataa